In Topomyia yanbarensis strain Yona2022 chromosome 2, ASM3024719v1, whole genome shotgun sequence, one DNA window encodes the following:
- the LOC131685282 gene encoding putative ATP-dependent RNA helicase DHX57, giving the protein MDDTSRQLLGDCFLRTVVNPRSTNPPLEPPPTKAPVKAELQILRLKEESRNLVMDTLRSIHGEAFQLGDISKYEDKGGRVKKAYWQDRGNLVIRGGCDFSHVKKTANGGEDKFRMYALIKLESYGFAKGHCEEALDHCSGDVDEALGILFGKYFPPPVDLVLMECDVTEEELDQMRNDEKEALESIYDKLFVEKERNRVWQLKFKIDHLLVHSPSEVKKLEKKKLQALENERQRQLAAKAKKKPKKEPCWNFAKGKCRYGNKCYFSHGTESDGEESNKEEGKKKLEEDPNWFFLEVRFPKKSKYPYEAPLLFLKTTCPDIPHQLLLRVARILVQESIKTTQDGMPCVYSIAELLQNDEEISRFVELDRYQFPDPRRSLFHIPEEDTLNSLTIEDLPTHNQMGLTHRSSGPKTNPEQQLKDDLNIIRKFMDKQKNDAYKDMLRHRQQLPAWCKMSEIITAMESAPVLVISGETGCGKSTQVPQFILDNWLFQSSKLDRKVPHVEIICTQPRRLSAIGVAERVAEERVERIGNTVGYQIRLENKISSSTRLTFCTTGILLRRLQSEPTLDNVTHIIVDEVHERSEESDFLLLILKELLERRRDLKVILMSATLNSNLFSSYFGDVPVLDIPGRTFPVEQLFLEDILERSGFVLEPDSQFCRKLRKGEEEQLMQELEYADVKASNAAPAKTIKDENLKMADLFARYSDYSKPTCKTLYLMDPLRINPELIEHILRYIVEGTDHGWPKEGTILIFLPGLAEIKTVHEALCDSKLFGPREDKFILVPLHSTLSNEEQTLVFKKAPKGKRKIVLSTNIAETSVTIDDCVFVVDCGQMKEKRFDSNRNMESLDVVWVSRANALQRKGRAGRVMPGVCIHLFTRPRFTNHILSQPVPEIHRIPLEPLLLRIKTLQTLQGRSLKDVLRATIEPPSDENIEAAKKRLNDVGAFDLEEQLTPLGHHLAALPVDVRIGKLMLFGAIFQCLDSVLTIAACLSFKSPFVSPFSKRDEADSRKRLFGIANSDHLTMLNAYRKWKETTKRSRYAAHCYAEENYLSSKTLQTIGEMKYQFLELLVSIGFVPVDLTGRRGKFVKDELLELTGNEINANGDNNRLLAAILCAALYPNVIKILTPEKSFISGAGGAVPKLPQPSDLRFKTQQDGFVFLHPSSINSRFGHFNSPYLVYQEKVKTTRIYIRETTMVPLLAMVLFSGSDLRIELHGGDFVILLEDGWIMLQAETHEVAEMMKFLRLELAKMLELKIADPLLNLANHEHGRKVIGTIVQLINKE; this is encoded by the exons ATGGACGACACAAGCCGTCAGCTGTTAGGTGACTGTTTCCTGCGGACCGTCGTAAATCCCCGCTCTAC AAATCCCCCGTTAGAACCTCCGCCTACAAAGGCACCGGTTAAGGCAGAACTACAGATCCTCCGCCTGAAAGAGGAATCCCGCAATTTAGTGATGGATACGCTGCGCTCCATTCACGGGGAAGCATTCCAACTAGGTGACATCAGCAAATACGAGGACAAAGGAGGTCGTGTGAAGAAAGCCTACTGGCAAGACCGAGGCAATTTGGTTATCCGAGGGGGATGCGATTTTTCTCATGTTAAGAAGACCGCTAATGGTGGTGAGGATAAATTTCGGATGTACGCGTTGATTAAGTTGGAGAGTTACGGATTTGCGAAGGGGCACTGCGAGGAAGCGCTGGATCATTGCAGTGGGGATGTTGATGAGGCACTGGGGATACTGTTCGGGAAGTATTTCCCACCTCCGGTGGATTTGGTCCTGATGGAGTGTGACGTGACCGAGGAAGAACTTGATCAGATGAGAAATGATGAGAAGGAAGCGTTGGAATCGATCTATGATAAGCTGTTTGTGGAGAAGGAACGGAATCGCGTGTGGCAGTTGAAGTTCAAGATAGATCATTTGCTGGTTCACAGTCCTTCGGAGGTAAAGAAGTTGGAGAAGAAAAAGCTGCAAGCGTTGGAAAATGAACGGCAACGACAGTTGGCAGCGAAAGCGAAGAAAAAACCTAAGAAAGAGCCTTGCTGGAACTTTGCCAAGGGAAAGTGCAGATACGGTAATAAGTGTTATTTTTCACATGGTACGGAATCTGACGGGGAAGAATCTAATAAGGAAGAAGGAAAGAAAAAACTAGAGGAAGATCCGAATTGGTTTTTCTTGGAGGTACGTTTTCCTAAAAAGAGTAAATATCCTTACGAAGCTCCGTTGCTGTTTTTAAAAACAACTTGCCCGGATATTCCACATCAGTTGTTGCTGAGAGTGGCACGAATTCTGGTCCAGGAATCTATTAAAACTACGCAGGACGGGATGCCATGCGTTTACTCGATAGCAGAACTGTTGCAAAATGACGAAGAAATCAGTCGCTTCGTTGAATTGGACCGTTATCAGTTTCCGGATCCACGTCGTTCACTGTTTCATATCCCGGAGGAGGACACTCTGAATAGCTTAACAATCGAAGATCTTCCCACTCACAACCAAATGGGTCTAACGCATCGATCGTCCGGTCCGAAGACGAACCCAGAGCAGCAGCTGAAAGACGACTTGAATATTATCCGGAAATTTATGGACAAGCAGAAAAATGATGCCTACAAGGATATGCTTCGTCATCGCCAGCAGTTGCCGGCGTGGTGTAAAATGAGCGAAATTATAACTGCCATGGAGTCTGCCCCGGTGCTGGTTATCAGCGGTGAAACGGGCTGCGGTAAATCAACCCAAGTGCCTCAATTTATCCTAGACAATTGGTTGTTTCAGTCGTCGAAGCTGGACCGGAAGGTTCCACACGTGGAAATCATTTGTACCCAACCGAGACGACTATCGGCCATTGGAGTGGCCGAGCGAGTAGCTGAGGAGCGAGTGGAACGTATCGGGAACACCGTCGGCTATCAGATTCGATTGGAGAACAAAATTTCCTCCTCGACTAGACTTACGTTTTGCACCACGGGAATCTTGCTGCGGAGGTTACAATCGGAACCCACGCTGGACAACGTGACGCATATCATAGTGGACGAAGTGCACGAGCGTTCCGAGGAATCAGATTTCCTGCTGTTGATCCTGAAAGAATTATTGGAAAGACGGCGGGATTTGAAGGTGATCCTCATGTCAGCGACGTTGAATTCGAATCTGTTTTCTTCCTACTTTGGCGATGTTCCGGTACTGGATATTCCTGGAAGAACGTTTCCagtggaacagctcttcctGGAAGATATTTTGGAAAGGAGTGGCTTTGTGCTGGAGCCGGATTCTCAGTTCTGTCGGAAGCTGCGAAAGGGCGAAGAAGAGCAGCTAATGCAAGAGCTGGAGTATGCTGACGTGAAAGCATCCAATGCTGCCCCGGCTAAGACAATCAAGGACGAGAATCTGAAGATGGCCGATCTTTTTGCGCGGTATTCGG ACTACTCAAAACCAACCTGCAAAACGCTCTACCTGATGGACCCGCTGCGTATCAATCCGGAACTAATCGAACACATTCTGCGCTACATTGTCGAAGGAACGGATCACGGCTGGCCGAAGGAGGGAACCATTCTTATTTTCCTACCCGGTCTAGCCGAGATCAAAACCGTCCACGAGGCACTTTGCGATAGTAAACTGTTCGGCCCGCGGGAAGACAAATTCATTCTCGTTCCACTGCACTCTACCCTAAGCAACGAAGAACAAACGCTGGTATTCAAAAAAGCCCCCAAAGGAAAACGGAAAATCGTGCTAAGTACAAACATTGCCGAAACGTCGGTCACGATCGATGATTGTGTGTTCGTAGTGGATTGCGGTCAGATGAAAGAAAAACGATTCGATTCGAATCGAAACATGGAATCACTTGACGTGGTTTGGGTTTCCAGGGCAAATGCGCTGCAACGGAAAGGTCGAGCTGGCCGTGTCATGCCGGGTGTTTGTATACATCTGTTTACTAGACCTCGGTTCACGAATCATATTCTGTCGCAGCCGGTACCGGAAATTCATCGAATACCACTGGAACCGTTGCTGTTGCGGATCAAGACTCTACAAACGCTGCAGGGTAGATCTCTGAAAGATGTTCTGAGGGCGACTATAGAACCACCCAGCGACGAGAACATTGAAGCGGCCAAAAAACGATTGAACGATGTTGGTGCCTTTGATTTGGAGGAACAGCTGACACCACTGGGACATCATTTGGCTGCTCTGCCGGTAGACGTGCGGATTGGAAAATTGATGCTTTTCGGTGCGATCTTTCAGTGCTTGGATAGCGTTCTGACGATCGCGGCCTGCCTGAGCTTCAAAAGTCCATTCGTATCCCCTTTCAGTAAACGAGACGAAGCCGACAGTCGGAAGCGTCTGTTCGGCATAGCCAACAGTGACCATCTGACGATGCTGAATGCCTATCGAAAGTGGAAAGAAACTACCAAACGCAGTCGATATGCTGCCCATTGCTATGCGGAAGAAAATTATCTCTCCTCGAAAACGCTACAGACGATCGGTGAAATGAAATATCAATTCCTAGAACTACTGGTGTCAATTGGATTCGTACCGGTAGACCTCACCGGTCGACGGGGGAAGTTCGTCAAAGACGAACTGCTAGAGCTAACGGGGAACGAAATCAACGCAAACGGCGATAACAATCGACTACTTGCTGCGATCCTTTGTGCCGCTCTTTATCCGAACGTCATCAAAATTCTAACTCCggagaaaagtttcattagcGGTGCAGGTGGAGCCGTACCGAAATTACCTCAACCGTCGGACCTACGCTTCAAAACGCAACAGGATGGGTTCGTTTTTCTGCACCCATCGTCGATCAACTCCCGGTTCGGTCACTTCAATTCGCCCTATCTGGTGTACCAGGAGAAGGTGAAAACTACGCGAATTTACATCCGGGAAACAACTATGGTTCCTCTGCTGGCGATGGTGCTCTTCTCCGGTAGTGATTTACGAATCGAACTACACGGTGGAGATTTCGTGATTCTGCTGGAGGATGGCTGGATTATGTTGCAGGCAGAAACACACGAGGTGGCCGAGATGATGAAGTTTCTTCGGCTAGAGCTGGCTAAAATGTTGGAGCTGAAGATCGCTGATCCTCTGCTGAATCTGGCCAATCACGAGCACGGTCGGAAGGTGATTGGAACAATTGTGCAGTTGATCAATAAAGAATGA
- the LOC131680949 gene encoding putative uncharacterized protein DDB_G0271606 produces the protein MELEHLNPEELEFELMVRTVQGLRGKDSNWKITKLSQLISKENNGGALTPTSSSHVLSDVDSIYQCQAKLPQIRQALESALRKKDEGQIKIYRSRLLHYRFRLSIISDSLITANANKTLVKIDKTLERIEAFLVNMSVVNSEQQENDPDPEEVPGDPETLQRLKIAQLQSSIKEASQQQQQLEQELQEQLLQQQLQQPTNQPVPDDQREQEKQMHQQQMEQQQQQLQQQQEMIRQHQQQLRQEQQLRLQQQRQGQQLQQSLDQMQQQRQQLEQQLHQEQIQRQQIEAQLREQQNQGVFRQGFQNNSIPGHGDPYLRNQSGMPQQQRELDNIPPHLREDFIRFLGSQGRPNTPTMSNLQATPNRFSQPVHKWPFEYTGQPNIIQLGEFLNQVNTYADTEGIDEQTLLRSVKHLLKGRALQWYTRSYIHLTSWEVFKSEIKQEFLPPNYSEIIKQDLYLRFQGSNESFTTFYRDLVAAFEIVEPALSESEKLFIMKSHLNSDYTPIAAASRAITVKDLVAVCKDFEVSRSYSIRGRASTTPRIPWNKSETPAFQRPVTSRVDNPNRQLFNRHPFNTAQVNTLELKPDGEEDWNPLEIQEREAFQQGVAMQNEITASATEEVNAVRLQQNWKERTATEPQQPSSSEHRTRNSVPTIICWQCENPGHTYPNCPNQKRFLFCYSCGKKGCTTRNCEACILRWKQLESVNISQHSGNRSWENSQ, from the coding sequence ATGGAGTTGGAGCATCTCAACCCAGAAGAATTGGAATTCGAACTAATGGTGAGAACAGTTCAAGGTTTGAGAGGAAAAGATAGCAACTGGAAAATCACAAAACTATCACAACTCATCAGCAAGGAGAACAATGGAGGAGCACTTACACCTACATCGTCTTCACATGTGCTTTCGGACGTCGATAGCATATACCAGTGTCAAGCAAAATTACCACAAATTAGACAGGCTTTGGAATCAGCATTACGGAAGAAGGACGAAGGTCAGATAAAGATCTACAGGTCAAGGCTTTTACACTACAGATTCAGACTGTCTATTATATCGGATTCATTAATCACAGCAAATGCTAACAAAACGCTGGTAAAGATCGACAAAACTCTGGAAAGAATTGAAGCTTTTTTAGTGAATATGTCGGTTGTGAATTCAGAACAACAAGAGAACGACCCCGATCCAGAAGAAGTACCCGGAGATCCAGAGACTCTTCAACGGCTCAAGATCGCCCAGCTTCAATCAAGCATAAAAGAAGCTTcccagcagcaacaacaattaGAGCAGGAACTTCAGGAACAGTTACTTCAACAACAATTGCAGCAACCGACAAATCAACCCGTCCCGGACGATCAGCGTGAACAAGAAAAGCAAATGCATCAACAGCAAATggagcaacagcagcagcaattaCAGCAGCAACAAGAGATGATACGTCAGCATCAGCAACAACTACGACAAGAACAGCAGCTTAGACTTCAACAACAACGGCAAGGACAGCAGCTTCAACAATCACTTGATCAGATGCAACAGCAACGGCAGCAATTGGAACAACAATTACACCAGGAGCAGATACAGCGACAGCAAATTGAAGCGCAGCTACGAGAGCAACAAAATCAAGGTGTGTTTCGGCAAGGTTTTCAGAACAACTCCATTCCGGGACATGGGGATCCTTATCTACGAAATCAATCAGGAATGCCACAACAGCAACGTGAATTGGACAATATTCCTCCTCACTTGCGAGAGGATTTCATACGGTTTTTGGGATCGCAAGGCAGGCCCAATACACCTACAATGTCGAATCTTCAAGCGACTCCAAACAGATTCTCTCAACCGGTCCATAAATGGCCTTTTGAATATACTGGTCAGCCGAACATCATCCAGTTAGGTGAATTTCTCAACCAAGTAAACACTTACGCCGATACGGAAGGAATTGATGAGCAAACACTACTCCGTTCAGTTAAGCATTTACTCAAAGGGCGAGCTCTTCAGTGGTACACACGCTCCTACATCCACCTTACCAGTTGGGAAGTGTTCAAATCGGAAATAAAGCAGGAGTTCTTACCTCCTAACTATTCCGAGATCATCAAACAAGATCTGTACTTACGGTTCCAAGGGTCAAATGAATCGTTTACGACGTTCTACAGAGATCTAGTAGCTGCTTTTGAAATAGTTGAACCAGCACTATCAGAGTCggaaaaacttttcatcatgaAATCCCATCTGAACTCGGACTACACTCCGATAGCTGCTGCGTCACGAGCGATAACAGTCAAGGACTTGGTTGCTGTTTGCAAAGACTTTGAAGTGTCTCGGTCCTATTCGATTCGGGGTAGAGCTTCGACCACTCCTCGCATTCCTTGGAACAAATCTGAAACTCCGGCATTTCAGCGTCCAGTGACGAGCAGGGTGGACAATCCCAACCGGCAACTATTCAATAGACACCCGTTCAACACAGCGCAGGTTAACACGCTTGAACTCAAACCAGACGGGGAAGAAGACTGGAACCCTCTTGAAATACAGGAACGCGAAGCATTCCAGCAGGGCGTGGCCATGCAGAATGAAATAACGGCAAGTGCCACGGAAGAAGTTAACGCAGTTCGCCTGCAACAGAATTGGAAGGAAAGGACAGCTACAGAGCCACAGCAACCGAGCAGTAGCGAGCATCGCACAAGGAATTCGGTACCAACTATCATCTGTTGGCAATGCGAAAATCCAGGTCACACTTATCCGAACTGTCCCAACCAGAAACGATTTCTATTCTGCTACAGTTGTGGGAAAAAAGGATGCACAACACGGAACTGCGAGGCATGCATTTTAAGATGGAAGCAGTTGGAGTCAGTGAACATCTCACAGCATTCGGGAAACCGCAGCTGGGAGAACTCTCAATAA